One Equus asinus isolate D_3611 breed Donkey chromosome 26, EquAss-T2T_v2, whole genome shotgun sequence genomic window carries:
- the LOC106823978 gene encoding zinc finger protein 34-like, which yields MEVPQCPKPLEARRQDPPYDQEPLLGELTIVEDEGHPCYGFEKTASRPVGKPRKAPSAESHHQCTICGKSFEQRSDLLDHQRIYAGKKPFKCSECGKGFSYPSALAVHQRTHTGERPFPCAQCGKAFSHSSALLLHRRVHTGERPYACRDCGRAFSQSSSLILHKRTHTGERPYDCLACGKAFTRRSALVEHRRVHTGERPYACVRCGRAFSQSAHLARHQKVHVTQKPHACGDCGRAFRSSAALLQHRRIHTGERPFGCPVCGRAFTQRAYLAQHLRVHSGQRPFECDRCGKAFGKCAHLARHRGTHACARARPVRALAGQGRRPASA from the coding sequence ATGGAGGTCCCTCAGTGTCCCAAGCCCCTAGAGGCCCGGAGGCAGGACCCACCCTACGACCAGGAGCCGCTCTTGGGGGAACTGACCATCGTGGAGGACGAAGGCCACCCATGTTATGGATTTGAGAAGACCGCCAGCCGGCCTGTCGGCAAGCCTCGGAAAGCTCCTTCGGCAGAGAGTCATCACCAGTGCACCATCTGCGGGAAGAGCTTTGAGCAGCGCTCGGACCTGCTCGACCACCAGAGGATCTACGCGGGCAAGAAGCCGTTCAAGTGCAGTGAGTGTGGGAAAGGCTTCAGTTACCCCTCGGCCCTGGCGGTGCACCAGAGGACGCACACCGGCGAGCGGCCGTTCCCCTGCGCGCAGTGCGGCAAGGCCTTCAGCCACAGCTCGGCGCTGCTCCTGCACCGGCGCGTGCACACGGGCGAGCGGCCCTACGCGTGCCGGGACTGCGGCCGCGCCTTCTCGCAGAGCTCCTCGCTCATCCTGCACAAGCGCACGCACACCGGGGAGCGGCCCTACGACTGCCTCGCCTGCGGGAAGGCCTTCACCCGCCGCTCGGCCCTGGTAGAGCACCGGCGCGTGCACACGGGCGAGAGGCCATACGCGTGCGTCCGCTGTGGCCGGGCCTTCAGCCAGAGCGCGCACCTCGCGCGCCACCAGAAGGTGCACGTGACGCAGAAGCCGCACGCCTGCGGGGACTGCGGCAGAGCCTTCCGCTCGTCCGCCGCCCTGCTGCAGCACCGGAGGATCCACACGGGCGAACGGCCCTTCGGATGCCCTGTGTGCGGCAGGGCCTTCACCCAGCGCGCCTACCTGGCGCAGCACCTGCGCGTGCACTCGGGCCAGAGGCCCTTCGAGTGCGACCGGTGCGGGAAGGCCTTTGGCAAGTGCGCGCACCTGGCGCGCCACCGCGGGACGCACGCATGCGCCCGGGCACGGCCGGTGAGGGCACTCGCCGGGCAGGGCAGGCGCCCGGCAAGCGCGTAG